The sequence ATCGTATTTATAAATTTGTTAACAACATGAGATACCTAAACAGTGAAGATATTCCAAGCCAATGACGACCTCTGCTGCATAAAACCTGGAGAATTTTATATACAACTTTCAGCATCCTTTAACTCGCATCAAAATCCTTTCAATGTTCTAATATACATGTGTCTTACATGCTAATAAATTTCTGAGAGAGTGTCTTGGCAAATTTCTACTCATTATAACCTATGGTAGCTCTATAAGATAGACAGCGTATGCAAGCCAATCTATCAGCAGTATTATAGCAGTATGCAATTCCATAGGGCCAAATACATATTGATCTCTTTCCATTAAACAACCACAAAGAAATCTGAATTTTTCAATAAGACATGAATGAAGTTGCAATTTATTTCTATGCATGTTTGTGCCAAACATGTTAAAGAATTTCAGCCATTATCCGTAAATTTCGAACTAAGCATTTAATCAACTACCTGGCTGAGTCCTCGTTTAAGATTTTCAAAGGTTGTTTGTCGAGTAGTGCAAATAACTCTCCTCCGGGATAAAAATCTGTTATCAAACAAACATGTGTAGGTGTCTGGACAGAAATAtatatcatgttagaatgtaTAGAATATCAGAAAAATTATGAGCAAAATCAAATTAAAGAGATAGGGTGAAGCACAAGGCATGTTACAGAGATAATATATTCAGCTAGCACAAATTACAAAAAAGTCCAACGAGTTAGTTTGAAACAGTTAGCCGCATCtgtttatataataacattGCACAGCTTGATGGAACCCTGAGTACTTTGCCTGCTTTTGATTCTTGAGAAACTAAAGAACCTCCAAAGAAGCTACTTAAAATAGTCAAGAATGAATTTATAATTTGAGGATAAGCAAAAAATGTAAGTGTTTTTCCACATATCTGATATAATTCTCCAACATATGCTAGAAATGAGCTCAAACTGGCACGTGTTAGCTTGGCAGTATTTGATTTACAACACGGCATACTCTAGTATGCATCGAAGGCTAAGCAATATTTTACAAAATGCGaattttttatatgtatatCTGAAGTCGTTGCAATCAGCTGACTGAACTCTTGATTCATGATTGAGAGGCCATGAATGTATTTTGATCCTCTTAACAAGACTGGACAGACACTGGACCCATACCGTCTGGGACTTTTTAGAATTCTAGATACTCCCTAAATCTGTGGAGAGCAAGAATTTTTGGCTCTGTTCAGTTTCAGTATAGGAAAATCATTTTCTCTGCGTTTTACTTTTTcataaacaaaatttattttcgaTTCAATTTTTCACTATTTTCGAAGACAACTCCATATTAGTTTGTATCCCAACCCAAAACaccatattttaaaattttaagtacCCCACGAGCTACCAAAGGATTGAATAAGCCAGTTTATGGTTTCACTTCTAAAGTTTAAAGCGtttcatttttaaaataacacaaaatatgcATCACATTTCCcaacacaattttcaaaatcgtGTTTTTACAAACAAATGTCGGAGATGAAGCCAAAAGATACCTTTGAATTCTTACATTTCACACACTTTTGTTGTTTGTGCCTACATCACTTTACGAATCTAATAAACATTATCAATCAAGTTTCTAGAAAAGAGAACCTGAAAAGAGGTGTACAAAGTGGGAAGAAATGGATGATCCAAGAGTGAGATAATTTCTCTTTCAATGCATGCTCGATGAACCTGCACAAATTTAAGACCACCAGTCCAGTTTGATCgtaattacaaataaaaaaaaggatCATCCCCTTCTGTGGACATTAAATTAACTGTTCATCCATTATGTGTATTTGTCTTGATCATAACAAATTCATTTCTGGAACATCGTCGCTGTTGCCATCAAATCTAACAAAAACACTAACTTTTGATTTAGTTCCTAAAAATTTCATTCTTAATtggatattttgatttttttctagCAAGGTTACTAGATTTCAAGTTTCATATTATCTTGTTACTTTTGTGGGTTTTTAAGTTTTTAGACTATATTGTACAACCTTTGAAGTGATGCTTTACACTATTTTGCACAAAATCATTAACTAAATTAAATCAGATAGCAAGATAATACTGCGAGAACCCAAGGCCCCATAACCTTACCTTATTACGATTAAGCATCATGGATTTATCCATTGCCTTCATAGCAAATAGTTGACCACTACCTATTAGTTCCACCAAATGAACACTACAAAAAAACATTTGTGCTTGCATAAGTGAAGAATTCAATTGAAGCCATCACTGAGAGGTCAGGTACCTTCTCAAGGAAGACATCATAACACACTTTTGAAAATTTACTTGTTTtcagaaaataataatttataatgaAAGGACAAGGTGCActaatgaacaaaaaaaaaaaaaaaaaccatgcgAACTagaaaaaaataacataattcATTAATTCCCCCatgcaaaaataaattaattatagaaGACAATTGGAGAAACAACCTTTGTTTTCAAgaactatttctagtgaatacGTTATATGCTTTCCTTTTGTTCCATTTTCATCACATAAATAAGACCCCTCGAACATGTATACTTGAGCTTGATCATGAGCTCAATAAGCTCATCCTCGAGTTAATCTTGACAAGCTCATGAGTAGGATGACACACCTTCCACCTCGACAATGGAAATGAATACACATGTAAATGACACAGCTAATTTGTGACTAACTTTGGTAccagattttttttataaaaaaaaactaggaagcaaaaatatttctcaaaaaGGGCACCCAAGACCAACTTAATGGAAATATATGGGGTTTTGCACTCTACGGATCTTGAACCTTCAACTCCTAGCTCTGATATCATGTCGAAACTGCTCCTCCAAAAGTTTGATTTCATGGGTTGCAGCAGATCAATACGTTTATAACtttaacaaaaataattttcatttttctgaTTTACATGGACACACAGCTGCAAGTATGGGTATGAATGCTCCTCGGTATGGTTAAAATACGAACTTATCATATTTTAAAAGAATCCCACATAAGTTAAATGTTTGATCACCTCAAGTAGGACTTTTCTATGTACTGCTCAGCTAACAGGTAATAAGAAGGAAATCCATGAGACAAACGAACAATCCAAGAAGCAAATAGGTCAGCCAGGGAGAGAAGGAAAGTGTGTGTGAGGAAGGGTTATCGTACTCTGATCACGTCGACAACCGCATCAAGTGGGCTTACTGAAATTATTACCATAAATAACAAAATGCAAATTCCTACTCATTTAGAGACTTCCATAGGATACTTAGGTGGTCAAATTTACTTATCATTTGGTACTACCTATGAATATGCCTACTAAATTTGCTAACATGAATGGCAAAATGCAAATTCCTAGGCAACAAGGATGATAAGATACACACAATATCACATAAGTATGTCATGCATAACAAAAAGCCAACACTTAAACAACCAAGATATAAGCTACATGAGCCCTCGTAACATTGATGAGTCGCAACCTCATAAGGAGAATCATAAAATATCAAAGTGTAATTGATCAAAACTGGCTCTATTCATGATTAAGAAAACAGTTTATAAATCAATTTCACATGTATCACCTTCCAGTGTCTCCACATCCCAAAGGACGTATAGGTTTGAAGTGATTCAATCCAATAGTTTCACCTGATTCAGTGATCTACGAAAATGAAAAGTAGATGTAAGAGACTTGTTAacagacaaaaaaataatatataactgCAATTTTACCTAAGTAACTCAACTTTTAAGCTTCATTCCTCACAAACTTGGCAAGGCAGAATATTTGGTCCGATTATAATTTGCTTTAGTTCGAGAAATTTCCTCAATTATATGTACACTTTATCATTTCACCTAACATATAGAGTTGGTAATTGTTTTTGACATTCATAAGAGAATAAGAACTAGTTATTTGGTCATATGACAGTGAAGTTCAAAGTTTGTGATAGCGGAGTCCAATTACAGCCGCACTCCCATTAGATATTTCATAAGTTGGTCATGTATTCTTCCAGAGGGTTTAGTTGTACAAAAACCCACCGACGTGTATGGATACTAATTTATGGGCATTCATTATCTGGTCTTCGGCTCATGCATGAAAGGTGacgaaatataatatttttgtcacCAACTTCCAACATTATAAACGTTTGGGATAGTGATATTCTAACTCTTCACATTGCATCCTGAAGAAAACATCTCCAGATTTGCTTGAATTCAGGTTCACATTTTTATACCTTTCTTATCAATGTCCATTCAACGCTGTCCTTTTTATGGGGCTTTGGAAGTACAGGTTGAGAATGTATAGCCCACAGGTCTTCTGGTCTCTGAAATTGACACAAGATATTTTGCATCAGCAAGAAAGAGAACGAGACAGCGCCTTTTCATAGCATCTAGTCAACAATCTTAATATCCCAACATGAATATGCTTCTCGCTATATTAAAAGCTTTATTTTCCACGTATTCACATTAAAATGCATTAAACATGAAGGAATATGAATATGAAGCTTATCACTGGAGGCATTTCAAGGATAGAGAGAAAGGAATACCTTACCAAGTTGGCATCAGGAAGTTCTCGAACAGCTTCATCAACATTTTCTGCTGTAGCTTTGACCTGGTAAAGAAAATTCAACCAATGATAATTAACTTGAACATGAGGAACTAAATTGAAATATAACAAAAGATTAATCAAAGAACATAAGAGTAAAGTTAAATGATAATTCTATAATACAAAACTTATGCTTGATATATCATTCGCATGCCAAAGTGACAGAATAGGTCAATCAACATCGCCTCTACTATTCTATTTGGCACACTTGATTTGGGAAATCAAGATGTTAGAGTACCTAAAAGTACTTACATTACATTACACTTTGTGTTTCAGTTCCAAGACTGAAAATTTGTAAAGTCTGTTTCACCCCTCTCCTACGTATTCGTAGTTTAATGGCACCATTTTTATAGTATGATCAAGGAGAAGGTGCTAAGTTTAGGTAGATTTTCGAAAGAGTTTTAATCTACTATATTTGGATAACATAATCAGAGTGTAGATTAGTTCGAGCATGCTGCCTTATCTTCAAGGAGAATGAAACTTAAATTACAGCGACGGATATACCAACTTAGCACCCTGTTGCTCAGTTCCCTCCGAGAGGCGGTTCTTCAAGGGTACCACGTGATCACTTCCATCTAGTTGGACACCAATAAAATATTGCAGTTCACCCTGTCATGCCAAGAAATATCAAGGAAACAAATCTTGGTGTGATTGAGTTAATTTCTCAACTGTAGATCACAAGAAAACTTGATTAAAATGGAAATCCCACCTTCTGATCACGCATGGGTTGCAAATGAAATAAATTCCAGAATTTCTTCcctgaaattttttaattattaataaatgaCAAGTTTAAGGTGAGAATTTATGAAGAATAAGATGTGTAGTTGAGTCTATTTAATAATCGCGAGAGGCAAACGAACCATATTTTGTATAATTAATCAACTGAACTGTAACATCCCTTTGGTCCCTGATGGCATCTCTTATCTTAGAAACAGTTGCTTGGTCAGTTTCAGGTCCCTGAAGAAACCTGAAACACATTTTTTAACAACATTAGGAAATCTGGAAGTGATTTAGACATAATGAAACAGAAAAGCATAACTCCTATAGATGGAAAGTTCGCAGAATACACAGTCAGAATGTCAATAAGTTTAGAAAACCATTCTGCCTTCTACgtcattccatataaaaaaacatGGATGAATAGCAAGATGAATGAATTTCATTTAAATCTGTAGTTGAGGAACACGGTAAGGAGGACCACAAAAAATATACCTTAACATATGACTATCTTGCTCAATCTATGGTTACATTTCATCAATAAAAGCTAGCTCACTTAATCCAGTGATCCAAATTACAAGCTGAGGAACACAGTAGGAAGGAGGCacacaaaatatatatagttACATATGACTATCTTGGTCAATCTATGGTTACATTTCATCATTGCTCACTTAATCCAGTGATCCAAATCACAAGTTCCTAATGACGTGGAATCACGCGGAATGTCATACTAACTTTCAAACACCAgcaatgcatgatttatattAATACCTGCAATTCCTTCCCAAAATTTCTTCACGTGGATATTCTGTCAATTCAAGGAAGCTATCTGATGCAAATATCTGCAAGTTAAGAACTGTATCATAATATTATTCTGCAGTGCATCTTCAAATATTAATATTTCAAACaagaaaacaaagaaaagaatTTTATCTAGAAACTGAAGAGTGATTGACTGCATGGGATTTTGAATTTTCACAAGGCAGATAACTTTATAGTTAGAGAACAATGTGACTATAATGAAGACAATTCATGCACTATTACAACTATGTAGTTGATCTCACGATTGGGTTATCAGGAAGCCTAGGATCCGTTATCACAAAATTCTTTTCAATGCGTTCTAAGGTTGTTGCTAGGTCAATGCCTTGACGTATATCCCTTTCTCTTTCAGTTCGTTCCCAACTGTCTCTCCGTTCTTCGTCTGTCGTCATCAGGATCTCTGGTTCAATAACTTGTGGATATTCATTGCTATCATGGCGTACAGACCTACTTTTGAACCTGCAGAAAATACGCAATAGTTTAATAGAATCGAATGATCCAATCCAGATATCAAATCCGGCCATCCTACAGTTCCAGTGGTAGGTTACCGAGTTAACATCATTCAAACAGATTCTGGGAGTAGGTTACCAGAGATAATTGAATCAAACCATCCTACTGTTTCGGATGAAGGTTACCAAGTTACCATCATTCAAACAGACCCATAAAAAGCCATGCCTATTTTTCACAAAATGGAAGGTTCATCATCTTCAAATAAGAAATAGCCCCCTTATTTCGATAAAAAACAAGGGTTCTCAGACAAAATACATTTATAAAACTTGAGTGGATAGAAAGATTAGTCATAACAACTTGTATTACTCACTGAAGCTTAAAGTTTCAGGTTATCATATGATTCAGTAGTTGTCGAGATTCCAGCTTTTAAGTTTGAAAGTCTTGAGCAAAGGGTATTTAATTGTCTTGTGTTACTCGCAATCCCATTTCGCTACCATCTCCACTTATGTATTCCACATGCTTGATGTCCATTGTCTCTAGGTACTTTTTGTCATATTTCCGGTATTAATGAAAATATTTCTGGAAAAGTATTTTCAACGTTGAATTGGAGAACTTCTACTAAGTTTTGTTTTCGGAAGAAACATTTTCTATCAAAAGATGTCGTGTCGTACCATGTCATAATACGTTAGATATAGTTATTTAACATTATCAATTTGAAAAGATTATTTATGGACTTAGaatacaatataataataaaactaGTTTCAGGagtgacaaaagttttaaattaACAAATAATGATTGTACTGGGGGTTTTGAAAGTGACGTGAATGTATCTTTGGAAAAAGAAATGGAAATAATGTGTTTGGAAATATTTCCaagaaatcaaaatattttccagaaatataaacaaaaaataatctCTTTCTTCCTTCACGTCATATCTGCACTAAGAAACTGCAATAGCAAATTATAGGAGAAAAGTTGAAACGTGGGGAGAGAGAGAACAGGACTCACCCTATAAGTGAAAAGCGTACAGATTTTCTGGACTTTTGGCTTGGGTCTGAGCGAAAATCTGAACGATGTGACTTACTTCTTGTATCTAGGCGAGGGGTTTGTCTCGCGGGTGTACCTTTATTATCCAACAATTCTGCTAGCCCAGCATGTTCACTCTTAGTCATGGTATCATGACTCTCAGGTGTTATGTGGGATTTTGGATGCCTAAGGGTTTGTACCACCTCAGTGATAGAACCTAAAGCCTCTTCCTTTTGACGAGCTGAAGCAAGTCAATCAAGTCAGATTCCAAACGAGAGTTGGTTATGAGCAGGAATAGGCTCAGTTGGTGTACTTACCATCATAACGAATCAGTGACCTTGGCAATCCATTGGGCCGTAATGCTTTATCGTTCACCCCTTCTGTGTACTTGCTGACTTCAACCTGCATTCTGCCGACAAGCacaatatgtatgtatatgCATATATCAGACCGGGAGTAATTGTTCACATGAGTATAAGAAAACGCTGAGTCTTGGCAAATTATATGTTAAGTTGATATATAACACTCACTTCATATCttgtgaaataaaaattaaaagaaacaaCTTCAGGGGATGATATCAGGCAATAAGAACATTCGAACAGACAAGGAAAATGGATAATGGTTACAAAATTTATGATCATTAGCTTCACCCCCATTTacataaaccaaaaaaaaaaaaaaaaacttgaagcAGAACTTAGAATTGGATAATGACGAACGTGGAATTAGTATTGAAAATGACTATTCTTTGCTCTACTTGATATAAAGTCAATTGATTTgtattcaaatttcaaaataccTTCCAGGCGTAAATCATGGGCATGTTTCTATATGCCGATGTAGTTTTTTATTACCATTTGTATGAACTTTATGCATATGGAAAGAAATTAAATTTTCCACTTCAATAATGTCAAATGTTCAAATATCTTTATGTTCATCAGACCCATGCAAAAAAAATAACACAATTTCATCAACATCACAGTAAGATGACATAATGGAAAGTAAATTACGAATATCAGATATCAATCAGTAGGATGGTAACAACTCACAACCTCAATGATTTTACAAATGTTTTGAGACGTAAGACTTTCGGATTATACGTCATGCCTGATTTCAAGCAGAATTTAATAATCTTTCGCTCGTTTTTAACTCAACATTTCTGAAAGGTAGGTTGTGCATTGAGGCTCAAATGAAATCACAGTATTCATACTTTCTATTGTCGGATGACCAGATCCGGTATTAAAATGAATTAGTGACTATCAGGATTCCACTTGTACAAGCAAAGAGATGAAAAGCTACCCAATAAATTGTACGGTTTTTCCTGCATTGTCTTTGATTGGAGTGACTGTGAGCATATTCCAGAAAGGAGTGCCATCCTTCTTATAGTTTAGAAGTCTCCCACAATAGCTTGTTCCTGTTCTTGTCGCATTCCTTATTTTTGCCACCTCATTCTGGTCTGTATCAGGTCCCTGCAAGAAACGGCTAAAACAAAGAACAAATAACCATCCCCAACCACTTCACAAAGATCCATTGTATTATGGATCTAAAATTTCGAAATGGCTCCATTTGCCACATTGGAACACCTTTGATAAACTTAAACAAAAAATATCCTGGATCAGCTAATACTCACCAATTCCTTCCAATGACCTCTTTTGAGGAATAACCAGTCATAGTGAAAAAGCCACTACTAGCATAGAGTATGGGGCAGTCAGGCTTGGTAGCATCGGAGACAACGAACGTCTGCTGTAGTGTTGCCAAAGCATCTTTTATCTCCTGAGAGACCCTCGGGAGTCCGGATCCAACCATAGATTCCTCGGATGACCTAGTTGATCCAACTGAAAGTCTTTTTACTGAACCCTTGCCTCCTCCAACTGCTGCTGCTGAATCATTAGCTGTGCTTGTTTCAGCTATAGAAGAATCTGTTGCAGTTCTTTCCTTCATGCTGCTGTCTAACTGAAATTCCATCAAACTATTGTCTGTTTGATCTCCAAACTTTTCCCCATGCAGTGAAGGTACTTGCACGCCACGATCCTCATTCATAGTACCAGCAGAGAATCCGAGATTATGAATCACGGATGGTTTTAACACACCAAATTCCCTCTATTATTCTGACAAAATCAGAAGTAACTCACGCCAACCATCACAAAATGAGCTCCCGCTTATCTTTCTGTTCCAACAGAATCAATTGCTTTATATATCATAGAATAAACAACAGAAGCACTAaccaaaacaaacaaacaagaaaacaataacatataagCTGATCCACATATTCTAAAACCAACAACCTTGCTAATGACACTAAAAGAAACACTACCCAGAAACAACataatcaataaatcatcttcTCATCTCACTTCAAAGGAGTCAAACCAATGTGACATGTACCAAAGCTAACTCCTATACATGATCAATACTGTCAGCCCAAATAAAACTAAACCAATTATTCTCAAATAGATGAGTCAGGAATCAGGATACTAAAATTAATGAACGCAACTGAAAAGGGTCCAAGAATCACCCAAAACGGAAACAAAAAAATACTTTGACAACCTGGGTTGTACTGGGTGGCACTGCAAGCGTTGAGCAAAGTCGTTTCT comes from Henckelia pumila isolate YLH828 chromosome 4, ASM3356847v2, whole genome shotgun sequence and encodes:
- the LOC140866961 gene encoding phototropin-2 yields the protein MNEDRGVQVPSLHGEKFGDQTDNSLMEFQLDSSMKERTATDSSIAETSTANDSAAAVGGGKGSVKRLSVGSTRSSEESMVGSGLPRVSQEIKDALATLQQTFVVSDATKPDCPILYASSGFFTMTGYSSKEVIGRNCRFLQGPDTDQNEVAKIRNATRTGTSYCGRLLNYKKDGTPFWNMLTVTPIKDNAGKTVQFIGMQVEVSKYTEGVNDKALRPNGLPRSLIRYDARQKEEALGSITEVVQTLRHPKSHITPESHDTMTKSEHAGLAELLDNKGTPARQTPRLDTRSKSHRSDFRSDPSQKSRKSVRFSLIGFKSRSVRHDSNEYPQVIEPEILMTTDEERRDSWERTERERDIRQGIDLATTLERIEKNFVITDPRLPDNPIIFASDSFLELTEYPREEILGRNCRFLQGPETDQATVSKIRDAIRDQRDVTVQLINYTKYGKKFWNLFHLQPMRDQKGELQYFIGVQLDGSDHVVPLKNRLSEGTEQQGAKLVKATAENVDEAVRELPDANLRPEDLWAIHSQPVLPKPHKKDSVEWTLIRKITESGETIGLNHFKPIRPLGCGDTGSVHLVELIGSGQLFAMKAMDKSMMLNRNKVHRACIEREIISLLDHPFLPTLYTSFQTPTHVCLITDFYPGGELFALLDKQPLKILNEDSARFYAAEVVIGLEYLHCLGILYRDLKPENLLLQKDGHIALADFDLSFKTTCKPQVIKHPALKKRSSRNQPPPIFFAEPSTQSNSFVGTEEYIAPEIITGLGHSGAIDWWTLGILLYEMLYGRTPFRGKNRQKTFANILHKDLTFPSSIPVSLAGRQLIHALLNRDPGSRLGSSSGANEIKSHPFFHGIDWPLIRCMTPPPLDEPLQLIGKESNTKEVSWSDDGVLVHPMEIF